In a single window of the Arachis hypogaea cultivar Tifrunner chromosome 6, arahy.Tifrunner.gnm2.J5K5, whole genome shotgun sequence genome:
- the LOC112695464 gene encoding serine/threonine-protein kinase EDR1: MKNIFKKLHKGTSHDANRLNETSASNASSSFAVDHPAVQNSGASPATPSPASLSSSPSLAAATTPSSVSTPEASAANRQDYFSSEEEFQVQLALAISASSNSDFRGDHEKDQIHAATLLSLGGRGIDSTRIDNGVAEALSRHYWEYSVLDYEQKVVDGFYDVYGLYTDLTMQGKMPSLRDLEAEPESSGFEVVIVDRTIDPAIVELLQIAHCIALDCPVTGLGILVQRIAELVTSHMGGPVKDASTILARWTERSTELRTSLHTIMLPLGCINIGLSRHRALLFKVIADNINMPCRLVKGSHYTGVEDDAVNIIKLEDEREFLVDLMAAPGTLIPIDISNSKDPSFKPYNPKVLPSFPSTKETDYPNTRPMLSHGEGSSQNFAMRNALPPLNEKPCFDESASSFRLNGDTGVGTYKMPNSLIPNQPENIAPLSGVSLYKGTHGNVAGDRTRLNVNIVPYGQNSPDDSQSLFADLNPFQIKGIGKTFVLNKSGANKAHDLQSTRNNTVTGRPPIPPKWTNRYAYNEVPRNLSCDPNEYSQPLLASSSSSKIELNDSKPPYSSNLNNNRNTQKLAQGTCAVSPSYAGELNTAEDLNTDCKKGDMEYSPNDKVDVVKEHENIYSGQLDPRKSTHDRFMGKNMKLRDLESQNLSVDSITKRVDQMLDDVDVSECEIPWEDLVIGERIGLGSYGEVYHADWNGTEVAVKKFLEQDFSGDALNEFKREVRIMRRLRHPNVVLFIGAVTRPPNLSIITEFLPRGSLYRILHNPNCQIDEKQRIKMALDVARGMNCLHTSTPTIVHRDLKSPNLLVDKNWNVKVCDFGLSRLKHNTFLSSKSTGGTPEWMAPEVLRNEPSNEKCDVYSFGVILWELATLRLPWSEMNPMQVVGAVGFQNRRLDIPKEVDPIVARIIWECWQQDPNLRPSFAQLTTALKPLQRLVIPSQQD; the protein is encoded by the exons atgaagaatattttcaagaagcttcacaaAGGGACCAGCCACGACGCTAACCGACTCAATGAAACTTCTGCTTCAAACGCCTCATCCTCATTCGCCGTCGATCACCCCGCAGTTCAGAATTCTGGCGCTTCGCCGGCCACTCCTTCACCCGCTTCTCTTTCGTCATCGCCGTCTCTGGCCGCCGCGACGACGCCTTCTTCCGTTTCCACTCCGGAAGCTTCAGCGGCCAACCGGCAGGACTATTTTTCGTCGGAGGAAGAATTTCAGGTCCAGCTTGCGCTCGCCATAAGTGCTTCGTCCAATTCGGACTTCCGCGGTGATCACGAGAAGGATCAGATCCATGCGGCGACGCTGTTGAGCTTAGGAGGACGTGGAATCGATTCAACAAGGATTGATAACGGTGTGGCGGAGGCGCTGTCCAGGCATTATTGG GAATACAGCGTGCTTGACTATGAACAGAAAGTGGTTGATGGTTTTTATGATGTATATGGGCTTTATACTGATTTAACAATGCAAGGAAAGATGCCATCTCTGAGAGATCTTGAAGCAGAACCTGAAAGCTCTGGCTTCGAAGTTGTCATAGTTGATCGTACAATTGATCCTGCTATTGTAGAGCTGTTGCAAATTGCACATTGTATTGCATTGGACTGCCCTGTCACTGGGCTTGGTATTTTGGTTCAAAGGATTGCTGAACTTGTTACAAGCCATATGGGTGGTCCTGTAAAGGATGCTAGTACTATATTGGCAAGATGGACAGAAAGAAGTACTGAGTTAAGAACATCTCTACACACAATCATGTTGCCTCTTGGATGCATAAATATTGGGCTCTCCAGACATCGTGCTTTGCTTTTCAAG GTAATAGCTGACAATATCAATATGCCTTGTAGACTGGTTAAAGGCAGTCATTATACTGGTGTTGAGGATGATGCTGTCAACATTATAAAGTTGGAGGATGAAAG GGAGTTTTTGGTTGATCTCATGGCTGCTCCTGGCACACTTATCCCAAttgatatttcaaattcaaaggatccTTCCTTTAAACCTTACAATCCTAAGGTCTTACCAAGTTTTCCTTCCACTAAGGAAACTGATTATCCTAACACGAGACCAATGTTATCTCATGGTGAAGGTAGCAGTCAAAATTTTGCTATGAGAAATGCTTTGCCTCCACTGAATGAAAAACCATGTTTTGACGAGTCAGCTTCAAGCTTTCGTTTGAATGGAGACACCGGTGTTGGAACTTACAAAATGCCTAATTCTTTGATTCCTAACCAACCAGAAAATATTGCACCACTATCTGGAGTTTCTCTATACAAGGGGACCCATGGAAATGTGGCTGGTGATAGGACTAGATTAAATGTCAACATTGTGCCATATGGCCAGAATAGCCCCGATGACTCTCAAAGCCTTTTTGCAGATCTTAACCCTTTCCAGATAAAAGGAATTGGCAAGACATTTGTGCTTAACAAATCAGGAGCAAATAAAGCTCATGATCTTCAGAGTACAAGAAACAATACCGTCACTGGTCGACCACCGATCCCACCAAAATGGACAAATCGTTATGCTTACAATGAAGTCCCTAGGAACCTTAGTTGTGATCCTAATGAATATAGCCAACCTTTATTAGCTTCTAGTAGTTCTTCTAAGATTGAACTGAATGATTCCAAACCACCATATAGTTCAAActtaaataataatagaaataccCAAAAATTGGCTCAAGGAACTTGTGCAGTTTCTCCATCTTATGCAGGTGAACTTAACACGGCTGAAGATCTAAACACTGATTGTAAAAAAGGGGATATGGAATATTCTCCAAATGACAAAGTTGATGTGGTTAAAGAACATGAAAACATTTATAGTGGTCAACTTGACCCAAGGAAATCCACACATGACAGGTTCATGgggaaaaatatgaaattaagggATTTAGAGAGTCAGAACCTGTCAGTTGACTCCATTAcaaaaagggttgatcaaatgtTGGATGATGTAGATGTCAGTGAATGTGAGATTCCATGGGAGGATCTTGTTATTGGAGAAAGAATTGGTCTAG GTTCATATGGTGAGGTGTACCATGCTGACTGGAATGGCACG GAGGTTGCTGTGAAGAAATTTTTGGAGCAGGATTTTTCAGGTGATGCCTTGAATGAATTCAAAAGAGAA GTACGGATAATGCGTAGACTGCGTCATCCAAATGTTGTTCTTTTCATTGGTGCTGTTACACGTCCTCCCAATCTTTCAATCATTACAGAGTTTCTTCCCAG AGGAAGCTTGTATCGAATACTTCATAATCCTAACTGTCAGATTGACGAGAAACAAAGGATTAAGATGGCTCTGGATGTG GCCAGAGGCATGAATTGCTTACATACCAGCACACCTACAATTGTTCACAGAGATCTCAAGTCTCCGAATCTTTTGGTGGATAAGAACTGGAATGTTAAG GTCTGTGATTTTGGGTTGTCACGCTTGAAACATAATACGTTCTTGTCATCCAAGTCAACAGGTGGAACG CCCGAATGGATGGCTCCTGAAGTTCTCCGCAACGAGCCCTCGAATGAGAA GTGTGACGTCTATAGTTTTGGGGTCATCCTATGGGAGCTTGCCACTCTAAGGCTGCCCTGGAGTGAAATGAATCCTATGCAAGTTGTTGGCGCTGTGGGTTTCCAAAACCGCCGTCTTGATATCCCTAAGGAAGTTGACCCTATAGTTGCAAGAATAATATGGGAATGCTGGCAACA GGATCCAAATTTGCGTCCATCATTTGCACAGCTCACAACGGCTTTAAAGCCCCTTCAGCGTCTAGTTATCCCATCCCAGCAAGACTAG
- the LOC112695465 gene encoding benzyl alcohol O-benzoyltransferase, with translation MVSSSSPSVVFTVKWCEPELVSPASPTPHEVKQLSDIDDQEGLRYQLPIINIYRHNPSIEGKDPVKVIRDALSRTLVFYYPFAGRLREGHGGKLMVDCTAEGVLFIEADADVPLHQLGEALQPPFPCYKELLYNVPGSDGIVGCPLLLLQVTRFKCGGFSVGIRVNHTMVDATGIVQFMNAMAEISRGSHQPSILPVWCRELLTARDPPRITCNHREFEEAKDIKEWETIIDDKNMIKRNFFFGPTEIASLRCLTLNQSAEYTGFELITACLWYCLVKALQLPPEKEVRMYCVVNARARFNPPMPIGYYGNVISFPAAVSTVEKLCENPFEYIVKLIKKAKAEPTEEYMHSLADLMVIKGRPLTTRAWSFLVSKVTRIGFRKVDFGWGNAVYGGISGDKIFGELTLMDCENANGEESVVVPLYLPANAMKRFAKEMDDLLRIPNQPTMSGQNKACN, from the exons ATGGTTTCATCATCATCTCCCTCTGTAGTGTTTACAGTGAAATGGTGCGAACCAGAGCTAGTGTCTCCGGCCTCGCCCACTCCCCATGAAGTTAAACAACTATCAGACATAGATGATCAAGAAGGGCTACGTTACCAACTTCCAATCATAAATATATATCGTCACAATCCATCAATAGAAGGAAAAGACCCAGTAAAGGTGATAAGAGATGCACTCTCAAGAACACTTGTGTTTTACTACCCGTTTGCCGGTAGGCTTAGGGAGGGTCATGGCGGCAAGTTGATGGTTGATTGCACTGCAGAGGGTGTATTGTTCATTGAGGCCGATGCTGACGTGCCACTTCATCAACTTGGTGAAGCTCTTCAACCTCCATTCCCTTGCTATAAGGAATTGCTTTACAATGTTCCTGGCTCAGATGGAATTGTCGGCTGTCCCCTTTTACTCTTACAG GTCACACGCTTTAAGTGCGGCGGTTTTTCTGTCGGCATACGGGTGAACCACACGATGGTAGATGCAACTGGTATTGTGCAATTCATGAACGCCATGGCTGAAATCTCTCGAGGCTCTCATCAACCTTCCATTCTACCCGTTTGGTGTAGGGAGCTTCTAACTGCAAGAGACCCGCCACGCATCACATGCAACCATCGAGAATTTGAGGAAGCAAAAGATATTAAGGAATGGGAAACCATTATTGATGACAAAAACATGATTAAACGAAATTTCTTCTTTGGACCCACTGAAATAGCTTCTCTTCGCTGCTTGACTCTAAATCAATCCGCTGAATACACTGGATTTGAGCTTATCACTGCATGCCTCTGGTATTGTCTTGTAAAAGCATTGCAACTACCACCAGAAAAAGAAGTTCGAATGTATTGTGTCGTCAATGCTCGTGCTAGATTTAACCCTCCCATGCCAATCGGTTATTATGGAAACGTTATATCGTTTCCGGCGGCGGTCTCCACCGTAGAGAAGCTATGTGAAAATCCATTTGAATATATtgtaaagttaataaaaaaagcgAAAGCCGAGCCAACAGAAGAATACATGCATTCTTTAGCAGATTTAATGGTGATTAAGGGACGACCTTTGACTACAAGAGCATGGTCTTTTCTTGTGTCAAAGGTGACACGTATTGGGTTTAGAAAAGTGGATTTTGGGTGGGGCAATGCAGTGTATGGTGGGATAAGTGGCGACAAGATTTTTGGAGAACTTACTCTCATGGATTGTGAGAATGCAAATGGAGAAGAAAGTGTTGTAGTTCCACTTTACTTGCCTGCCAATGCTATGAAGAGGTTTGCAAAAGAAATGGATGATTTGCTTCGGATCCCAAATCAACCTACAATGAGTGGCCAAAACAAAGCCTGTAATTAA